Proteins encoded by one window of Deltaproteobacteria bacterium:
- a CDS encoding AAA family ATPase produces MGEKLSTLASYIPAVVVRQCVEAPNPLSAPVLTTADAGSLFLDISGFTPLAESLAKLGAEGSEKLTSLLNGYFGRLIRIVHDHKGEVVSFAGDAFVAIWPRPLAGSSATQILHRVLSAAVEMQHAQPELQDALDVSLAFKLGVGVGKFEMLHLGGVQDSWAPLGRGSAVERAIASEGFAEPGDIIIAPEAWRYLSKLGEGKTVSKEGHIKLKSDCEILEPEPIPSPKLQRAIEKRLVSYVLPSVRQRLAAGHAGWLGELRRVTVLFGNLKGLTPKTPLEKVHEIVGLVQQEILNVEGSINKLSVDEKGVSLLAVFGLPPISHEKEADRAIAAAMGIETALRAHDVTTSIGVTTGRAFCGPVGSDLRREYTVIGDVVNLAARLMQAAAGSILVDQDSKKECGEAFEFDELEPIQVKGKTSLIPVARPKLKAAAPTQKEAVTQSHPMIGRHREFRALREAWKHINDANACHVYTVLGEAGQGKTSLIQAMAADFKAPTNLLAISHASSLESKTPYLVWRNLLWKILAPEASDTTELKTTLEILASDSALGSHQLALLNDIIKIGFPETEVSQTFSKSERQKRLSDAVVTLLEHQAGQKSILLAFEDAQWMDDKSWSLLDLVAPRLQSTLFIISLRENAITENGRESTTFKNAKDINLPPMSKGEISELIKSLTQQAAVSTPLSDLVSQKSGGSPYLATEMVRTLQEENLLVVDSDQLKIKPGTDTEHIAFPTTIEGFVNSRIDKLPPREQLLLKVASVLGDSFHQDIIKEIYPVAKERPQVRFLLEKLVTRGFLKHHSERVQALFHFEQSTILEVAYENMLFEKRRQIHKASAKWYEAHKSNEFQNYLPLIAHHWEAAGHPGKALKYLEKASIDAAGSSNHSDVIRHATQGLLVAERGEADNEFKLTPTRALRLHRLLADAHFAQGDIATSQEHALSALDSLGLKPSNTSHALGGLQNFVQTSLASRGHGKTKEAILAEASRAASRLAMCYMSEQNEKAMRAA; encoded by the coding sequence GTGGGTGAGAAGTTATCAACCTTAGCGAGCTACATTCCGGCAGTCGTTGTTCGGCAATGCGTAGAAGCGCCGAATCCTTTATCGGCTCCCGTCCTGACAACCGCAGACGCAGGCAGTCTCTTTCTCGATATTTCCGGCTTTACACCTCTTGCCGAATCTTTGGCCAAACTCGGGGCTGAAGGCAGCGAAAAACTCACCAGTCTTCTCAATGGATATTTTGGTCGCCTCATCAGAATTGTACACGACCATAAAGGAGAGGTGGTCAGCTTTGCTGGTGATGCTTTTGTAGCCATATGGCCGAGACCCCTGGCCGGTAGCTCTGCAACTCAAATCTTGCACCGCGTTTTAAGCGCAGCCGTTGAGATGCAACACGCACAGCCCGAACTCCAAGATGCCCTCGACGTATCATTGGCTTTCAAACTCGGCGTGGGGGTTGGAAAATTCGAAATGCTGCATCTTGGCGGTGTCCAAGATAGCTGGGCTCCACTGGGACGAGGAAGTGCTGTTGAGCGTGCCATTGCATCAGAAGGCTTTGCCGAGCCCGGTGACATCATCATTGCACCTGAGGCGTGGCGCTATCTCTCTAAACTGGGCGAAGGGAAAACCGTAAGCAAAGAGGGGCACATCAAGCTCAAGAGCGATTGCGAAATCCTGGAACCAGAACCCATCCCCTCACCAAAACTTCAAAGAGCCATCGAGAAGCGTCTGGTTTCGTATGTACTACCATCGGTTCGTCAACGATTGGCCGCCGGTCATGCCGGTTGGCTCGGAGAACTGCGACGGGTCACCGTTCTCTTTGGAAATCTCAAAGGGCTCACACCCAAAACACCACTCGAAAAAGTCCACGAGATTGTTGGCCTCGTCCAACAAGAAATTCTCAACGTGGAAGGCTCCATCAATAAGCTTAGTGTCGATGAAAAAGGTGTCTCTCTTTTAGCTGTCTTCGGACTCCCACCTATTTCTCACGAAAAAGAAGCCGACCGTGCCATCGCTGCTGCCATGGGCATCGAAACGGCTTTACGTGCACATGATGTCACCACTTCGATCGGTGTAACTACAGGACGAGCATTCTGCGGACCCGTTGGAAGTGATTTGCGACGCGAGTACACTGTAATTGGAGACGTAGTAAACCTTGCCGCGCGACTCATGCAAGCAGCCGCGGGTAGCATTCTCGTTGACCAAGACAGCAAGAAGGAATGCGGAGAGGCTTTCGAATTCGACGAACTCGAGCCTATCCAAGTCAAAGGTAAAACATCGCTCATTCCTGTGGCGAGACCAAAATTAAAAGCTGCAGCGCCTACCCAGAAAGAAGCCGTTACCCAATCACACCCCATGATTGGACGGCACCGAGAGTTCAGAGCCCTAAGAGAGGCCTGGAAACACATCAATGACGCAAATGCTTGCCACGTCTATACGGTGCTGGGCGAAGCTGGCCAAGGAAAGACCTCTCTGATTCAAGCCATGGCCGCCGATTTTAAAGCGCCTACAAATCTTCTTGCTATCAGTCATGCCAGCAGCCTTGAAAGTAAAACCCCCTACCTTGTTTGGCGAAATCTCCTTTGGAAAATATTAGCGCCAGAGGCCAGTGATACGACAGAATTAAAGACCACACTCGAAATCCTAGCCAGCGACAGTGCTTTAGGATCCCATCAATTGGCGCTCCTAAACGATATTATCAAAATAGGATTCCCAGAGACCGAGGTCAGTCAGACTTTCTCTAAGTCTGAACGCCAAAAAAGACTCAGTGATGCCGTCGTTACTCTTTTGGAGCATCAAGCGGGTCAAAAATCGATTCTCCTGGCCTTCGAAGATGCCCAATGGATGGATGACAAATCATGGTCCCTACTGGATCTTGTGGCACCGAGACTCCAATCCACCCTATTCATCATCTCGCTACGCGAAAACGCTATCACTGAGAACGGTCGCGAATCCACAACCTTCAAAAACGCCAAAGACATCAACTTACCTCCAATGTCTAAGGGTGAAATTTCAGAGCTTATAAAAAGCCTCACACAGCAAGCAGCCGTGTCCACCCCTCTTTCAGATCTCGTCAGTCAGAAAAGCGGGGGCAGTCCCTACCTGGCAACCGAAATGGTTCGAACCCTTCAAGAAGAAAATCTTCTTGTTGTCGACAGCGACCAGCTCAAAATCAAGCCCGGCACCGATACGGAGCACATCGCGTTCCCCACTACAATCGAAGGTTTCGTCAATTCCCGGATAGATAAACTTCCGCCTCGAGAACAACTCCTGCTCAAAGTAGCCAGTGTCCTTGGAGACTCTTTTCATCAGGACATCATTAAGGAAATCTATCCTGTTGCGAAAGAGCGGCCTCAGGTGCGTTTCCTGCTCGAAAAGCTGGTGACACGAGGATTTCTCAAACACCATTCGGAACGCGTTCAGGCACTTTTTCATTTCGAGCAATCAACGATCCTCGAAGTCGCTTACGAGAATATGCTCTTTGAGAAACGTAGACAGATCCACAAGGCCAGTGCCAAGTGGTACGAAGCTCATAAAAGCAATGAGTTTCAAAACTACCTACCTCTCATCGCTCACCACTGGGAAGCAGCAGGTCATCCCGGCAAAGCACTCAAGTATCTTGAAAAAGCATCCATCGATGCCGCGGGTTCTTCTAACCATTCAGATGTTATCCGCCATGCCACGCAAGGGCTTTTAGTCGCTGAAAGGGGTGAGGCTGACAATGAATTCAAGCTTACGCCAACCCGAGCATTACGGCTGCACCGCTTACTCGCCGATGCGCACTTTGCCCAAGGCGATATAGCAACAAGCCAAGAACACGCATTATCAGCCTTAGATTCACTCGGCCTTAAGCCGTCCAAT
- a CDS encoding sulfite exporter TauE/SafE family protein has translation MSVLVQVFLVFIAIATSVLSGTIGMGGGIVLLSIMTLFMPLVHIIPVHGVVQLVSNTSRFYLLREHIKRPAVFYFALGLPFGGLPAFFVLKEVESKTPFFALIILLILYALFKPKKLPALKIPMWGFLGVGAAVGFLSPLVGATGPFIAPFFLRDDFTKENIVATKATVQSLGHLLKFPIFFGLGFDYLAFLPLILGMTVAAMVGTKLGIGVLKKINPRIFTLLFKAALGIAALRLIWKMIH, from the coding sequence ATGAGTGTTTTGGTTCAGGTCTTTCTCGTATTTATCGCCATCGCCACATCGGTTCTTTCCGGAACAATCGGTATGGGCGGTGGGATTGTCTTGCTTTCCATCATGACACTCTTCATGCCCCTGGTACACATCATACCAGTCCATGGCGTGGTTCAACTGGTGAGCAACACATCCAGGTTTTACCTCCTGCGCGAGCATATCAAGCGGCCCGCGGTCTTCTATTTCGCACTTGGGTTACCATTTGGCGGGCTGCCTGCCTTCTTCGTCCTCAAAGAGGTGGAGAGCAAAACACCATTTTTCGCCCTCATCATTCTCCTCATTCTCTACGCCCTCTTTAAGCCCAAGAAACTACCGGCCCTGAAAATACCGATGTGGGGATTTCTCGGCGTGGGAGCGGCGGTCGGGTTCCTATCACCCTTGGTGGGCGCAACCGGCCCCTTTATTGCTCCATTTTTTCTAAGAGACGATTTTACGAAGGAGAACATCGTAGCCACCAAGGCCACGGTCCAATCACTCGGACACCTCCTAAAATTCCCCATCTTTTTTGGTCTAGGATTCGATTACCTAGCCTTCTTACCGCTTATTTTAGGGATGACCGTCGCCGCTATGGTGGGTACAAAGCTTGGAATCGGCGTACTGAAAAAAATCAACCCACGCATTTTTACACTGCTTTTTAAGGCAGCCCTCGGCATCGCAGCATTACGCTTAATCTGGAAGATGATCCACTAA
- a CDS encoding PilZ domain-containing protein: MAEQIGAPRYQITKLTVIYDTGDSFWTAPVLDASETGLFAETAHQLSPGTNVSVMFSSDHSSESETPLPIGIEAKVVRVNEYDLEQHWDRTPGLAFHWQNIGHDATQLVRSFLNEHGVLIRS; the protein is encoded by the coding sequence ATGGCAGAACAAATAGGCGCACCACGCTACCAGATCACCAAGTTAACCGTCATCTATGACACCGGAGATAGTTTTTGGACGGCGCCCGTATTGGACGCTTCAGAAACCGGCCTCTTCGCTGAAACGGCACATCAACTAAGCCCTGGCACCAATGTCTCGGTGATGTTTAGCAGTGACCACAGCAGCGAATCGGAAACTCCCCTGCCTATCGGCATTGAAGCAAAAGTGGTTCGGGTCAACGAATACGACTTAGAGCAGCACTGGGACAGAACACCGGGGCTCGCTTTCCATTGGCAAAACATTGGCCACGACGCCACCCAACTTGTTCGTTCTTTTCTTAACGAACACGGTGTTCTTATCCGTAGCTAA